Within the Erigeron canadensis isolate Cc75 chromosome 6, C_canadensis_v1, whole genome shotgun sequence genome, the region acataatagCTAGCAGAACTGCAGAAGGAAAAGAGATATTACTGTATtagtactcgtatatatattaaattccAAATTAAACATAAGCATAACAAAATTATCATTGTGGTATAAGGACTCTTCTTATTTAGAATTACTTTATAATATTAAGTCTTATTCAAATGTTGACACCATTCGCCCCAGATAGCAATTGATCGAAGATATCATGAACAAAATTTCAGGAAAGTCGTACGTACGTCGTAGTTTGCAGTAAAACTTTCTTTAATTACCTCTAATCATAGCTAGCACTACTTTGGTTAAATTAATTAGCATTGTCAAGATCAAAAAGGCTGATCTAACATAAATGAAGATCAAGATAAGAGATTAATGTCGTCTTCAATCAAACAGCCATAATAATGTACCGAatgcaaacatatatatatatatatatatacacttgaaGGGTAAAGCTAAGGTTGCTTGGAGCTTAGGAAGCTAATGCTAGCTTCCTAATACTTGATATGCTTCATGAATCTCTCTAATGTTAGGGGGGTTGGGCATTAGGAAGCTCTCTGATGTTAAAAATAGTCTTATGACTACTCACATATGGAGCATAATGACTCGTAGAAAATCAGTATGGGTAGAGTGGGTTTATTCCTATAAATTGAAAGGATGTAATTTTTGGGCTGTGGCTCCTCATGCGGGCATGAGCTGGGGTTGGCGCAAACTGCTACAAATTAGAACCAAGATAAGGCCTCACATTTGGACCAAAGTCGGGAATGGAAAGAATGCTTCAGCTTGGTTTGACAAATGAAGCGATATGTGCCCGTTATGGGAGCATGTTTCTCCAGGACAGGTTATGAGGTCAGGTTTCTCTTTAAATACTACAGTTCATGATATAGTTAATGAGGGGAGTTGGCAATGGCCCGTGGCATGCATGGAACGATTTGTTCCCGGTGCTATATGATATCCCTGTTCCCGGTGCTATATGATATCCCTGTACCTACCCTTAATTTGAATGAGAGTGATGTTTTGGTTTGGCATGACATAAATGGAAATGAGAGTAGCTTTTCCTCTAGTAGCGTATGGGATACGTTAAGGAAACGAGGGGAACTTATACCGTGGGTGAATATGGTTTGGTTTCCTCATGCTATTCCTCGACATGCTTTTCATATTTGGCTTATTTTCAAAAGGAAACTTAAGACCCACGACAAAATGAAGGTGTGGGATGCCGGGAGTGCAACTAACTTGAATCTCCTTTGCTGCTCGTTGTGCAAAAAGGGGCCTGATTCGCACGATCACCTTTTCTTTGAATGTTCATATTCTCTGCAGGTTTGGTACTCAATAAGACACTTGGCTAATATGCAACACATATCAGAGCGCTGGGATGACATTACGGCTTGGTTAATACCGATATCTAAGAGCAAATCGGGTTATAGTGTTACTGGCAGATTGTTAGTGGCTGCTCTTGCTTATTACATTTGGCAGGAACGCAACAACCGCATGTTTACCAACCTGGAACGAACTCCAGGCCAATTGAAAGAGGCCGTGGAGAGCACTGTTCGTCTTAAGCTTGCGAGCATGAAATTTAAACAATCCCAGAAGACTCTTCGCTTACTGGAACTGTGGAAGCTACCTAAAGAACAAGATAAGGGTGGATAAGGATTGTTGAGGTCGACTTGAGACCTGTAGATCGAGAACATCCTGTTGCTGTTTCAAAATGGATGAAGCTTATCGCTTGTCTATCTCTTATGTACACTTAGAGTTTCTTTAACAAGACTGATGGCTTGTTAGATTGTTCTTATGTTCACTCATATCACTACTACAGAATCGCCGATTTCCCACGGCCAAATCCGTGGGAAATCCATGGGAAAGACGGATTTTCCACGGATATTGGCCGACGTTAAAAGGGGCGTGGGAAACATTTTCTCACGAATTTTCCCACGGCCAATTTATAATTCCCACGGCTTTCCCACGAGCAAATTATTCGTGGAAAAAGTTTCCCACGGATTTATCTTCCCACCGATTTCCCACGAACTTTAACTTCCCACTGATTTCCCACGCACTCTATTTCCCATAGATTTCCCACCAAAATTTATTTCAACAGCTTTCCCACGGATTTCTATTTCTAACAGATTTCCCACAAATGTTGCTCCCACAGATTTCCCACGGATTCTTCTCACGAATTTTCAACGAATATCTTCCTACAGATTTCCCATGGATTGTTTTCCCACGATTTTCCCAcagatattaattttttttacccatAAATTTCCCAcgaatattttttctttttcccacAAATTTCCCACGtatgttatttttaattaaaaatatattttctattttttattccATTTCTCTAATACACCTGAAAGTAAATCCgcaaaatctaaataaaaatctaaatacACTAGTTCATCCACAaaagtattaatttatatttaaactacTAAATTGCATAATAATCCACAACAATATCCACCAACAACGATACAATAACATTCGaaagttaaaagttttgaaaactaTTCAAACTAAGGTAGTAAATCATGACATTTAGGACGGTGGAGTCATATTGGGTATAAACTTCATCATAGCGGCGATGGTAGCTTTCATTTCTTCCGTTTCCGCTTTgttctttgctttcaaatcctctaGCTCCTTTCTTTGAGTTTCTTCACGTTTTTTCATCTCTTCAATCTCCTTTTGTTGTAACTCATGTTTTGCTTGCATCTCTTCCATAGTTTCGATCAACCCTTTTAcctatttatatcaattatcatcATAACCTTAGAAATGACACATAATAAATTGATAtgtcatatttatttgacattgcAAACTAGTGCTGCTCGCAACTCAATTAATATTATAACCAGGTAATACTATGTCTACTAACCATCTGCTCGTGTGATGCAAAGAAAGAAGATTAAAACACTTTATAGTATCATTACTTGGTTTATTTGGTTCCATGAACAAAACTGGACAAACTTACAAAAGTAACAGTGGTTCACTAAAAATTACATTGCAAGCAATTTTCGTTTCTTTGATCTTTTTCTTTATCTGCGGCCTCACCGCAGCACAAAGactatctattttattttatatttttcaatttgcTAGTATACTCCACAAACTCAAAAGCACAACAAATAGATAGTTTAGCTTTTCACTATTTTGACTGCAGGCAATAAAAACAACAATGACATTATCTCCATCTTATAGCATAATATCTTGACATGAAGTTCTCAATTAATACATACACTACATTTCAATATTAGCCGTAGATCAGAACAGATTCACTTGACCAATTAATTACTAATTTAAAAACAAGTTGTAGTCGTACTAATCTGATTTTAGTGATCAGATGATTAATGatcaaataaactatatatttaaacttaaaaaataaaaaaagctaATTAAACACTAAATGATGATGGCAACTATGTACACATATGGTCATGCCAAGCCAATCAATTAACATGCCATGCTGTTatctaattattttataatttaaactttttttgatCTACATCAACTATTGTACTACAGCAACTATTCCATAATGAAAGTATCTGTCTTTCTTAACCAATTGTTCTACTGCAACTATAtatagtttttcattttaaatttaaatctataGAACACGAGCTGGGCAATGTTCAATTAAAAACAACAAAGACTACAACTCACATCGCCTCCATCTACAACATATCGTTACGATCgatattttaaagttaaactAACTATGACAGAGATGGCATACGCGAATACACGTATGTTCACAGCTCGACTCAAGAACGTTCATTACTTACGCGTGGGTCTATAATTAAAATctagaatcatatttgtgtATTTACAGAAGAACAATTGCCTGCCACTTAATGCACTTCTAGCAAGTCATAATGAACATGAGCTAATTACACACAGAACAACCTCCTTAATCAATCAGGTGAATAATAAGTCCTACTGAGTGAAATAGGCTTAAAAGGGGCATGGGTCTAATACTAAACACCTTAATCAGTCGAAGAGGAATGAACAAACCTGCGGTCCTTGTGTAGCATATGAGCTACAAGTGCTGAGTGAAGATGGTGTACCCGTCAGGACGTAACAAGGATCTGTTGAATTACTTGACCCGTAGAATCTCCCTTTCTTTTTCCCGCCAGTGTACTCATCCCATATATCTTGATCAA harbors:
- the LOC122604680 gene encoding uncharacterized protein LOC122604680 — protein: MARGMHGTICSRCYMISLFPVLYDIPVPTLNLNESDVLVWHDINGNESSFSSSSVWDTLRKRGELIPWVNMVWFPHAIPRHAFHIWLIFKRKLKTHDKMKVWDAGSATNLNLLCCSLCKKGPDSHDHLFFECSYSLQVWYSIRHLANMQHISERWDDITAWLIPISKSKSGYSVTGRLLVAALAYYIWQERNNRMFTNLERTPGQLKEAVESTVRLKLASMKFKQSQKTLRLLELWKLPKEQDKGG